In Kitasatospora viridis, a single window of DNA contains:
- a CDS encoding APC family permease, translating to MAAPQPGIRRGGGRHALRREVGLAGLLWASVGAIIGSGWLFGAEKAVRAAGPAAVISWGIGAVAIVLLALVHAELGGLFPVAGGTARYPHYAFGGFAGMSFGWFTWLQAATIAPIEVQAMIGYAQHWTWADGLQHHKDQTLTPAGFAVAAALLAIFVAVNFLGVRWLARTNSAATWWKVAIPLLTILVLAVKEFHGANFHSHGFAPFGARGVLSAISTSGVIFALLGFEQAIQWAGESSHPRRDIPRAVLGSVFIGSVIYLLLQVVFIGAVPPSAFAGGWGTLTYHGISGPFAGLATLIGLGWLATVLYIDAVISPAGTGLVYITSSSRISYGLSRNGYAPQVMQATDRRAVPWAGLLVAFVAGVLCFLPFPSWQRLVSFITSAVVLMYAGAPLAFGVLRRRFPELERPYRLPAGEVVSPVSFVIAGLVIYWSGWDTLWRLGASILLGYLLLGGYAFRARAKGLPQAPRMDFRAGQWLPVYLVGMGLLSWQGQFGAGATGRLPLWWDLLAVAGFSLAVYYWALAVALPAEEIERNIADVEVLDAGGH from the coding sequence ATGGCCGCACCCCAGCCCGGCATCCGTCGAGGCGGCGGGCGGCACGCGCTGCGCCGCGAGGTCGGCCTGGCCGGCCTGCTCTGGGCCTCGGTCGGCGCGATCATCGGCTCCGGCTGGCTGTTCGGCGCCGAGAAGGCGGTCCGCGCGGCCGGGCCCGCCGCGGTGATCTCCTGGGGCATCGGCGCCGTCGCCATCGTGCTGCTCGCCCTGGTGCACGCCGAACTCGGCGGCCTCTTCCCGGTGGCCGGCGGCACCGCCCGCTACCCGCACTACGCCTTCGGCGGCTTCGCCGGGATGAGCTTCGGCTGGTTCACCTGGCTGCAGGCCGCCACCATCGCCCCGATCGAGGTGCAGGCGATGATCGGCTACGCCCAGCACTGGACCTGGGCCGACGGCCTGCAGCACCACAAGGACCAGACCCTCACCCCGGCCGGCTTCGCGGTCGCCGCCGCCCTGCTCGCCATCTTCGTCGCCGTCAACTTCCTCGGCGTCAGATGGCTGGCCCGCACCAACAGTGCGGCCACCTGGTGGAAGGTGGCCATCCCGCTGCTCACCATCCTGGTCCTCGCGGTCAAGGAGTTCCACGGCGCCAACTTCCACAGCCACGGCTTCGCCCCGTTCGGTGCCCGCGGCGTGCTCTCGGCGATCAGCACCAGCGGGGTGATCTTCGCGCTGCTCGGCTTCGAGCAGGCGATCCAGTGGGCCGGCGAGTCCAGCCACCCGCGCCGGGACATCCCGCGCGCCGTGCTCGGCTCGGTGTTCATCGGTTCGGTGATCTACCTGCTGCTCCAGGTGGTGTTCATCGGGGCGGTGCCGCCGTCGGCCTTCGCCGGCGGCTGGGGCACGCTGACCTACCACGGGATCAGCGGCCCGTTCGCCGGGCTCGCCACCCTGATCGGGCTCGGCTGGCTGGCCACCGTCCTCTACATCGACGCCGTCATCTCGCCGGCCGGCACCGGCCTGGTCTACATCACCTCCAGCTCCCGGATCAGCTACGGCCTGAGCCGCAACGGCTACGCGCCGCAGGTCATGCAGGCCACCGACCGGCGGGCGGTGCCGTGGGCCGGGCTGCTGGTCGCCTTCGTCGCCGGGGTGCTCTGCTTCCTGCCGTTCCCCAGCTGGCAGCGGCTGGTCAGCTTCATCACCTCCGCGGTGGTGCTGATGTACGCGGGCGCGCCGCTCGCCTTCGGCGTGCTGCGCCGCCGCTTCCCCGAGCTGGAGCGCCCCTACCGGCTGCCGGCCGGCGAGGTGGTCTCGCCGGTCTCCTTCGTGATCGCCGGGCTGGTCATCTACTGGTCCGGCTGGGACACCCTGTGGCGGCTCGGCGCCTCGATCCTGCTCGGCTACCTGCTGCTCGGCGGCTACGCCTTCCGGGCCCGGGCCAAGGGCCTGCCGCAGGCGCCCCGGATGGACTTCCGGGCCGGCCAGTGGCTGCCGGTCTACCTGGTCGGCATGGGACTGCTCTCCTGGCAGGGCCAGTTCGGCGCCGGCGCCACCGGCCGGCTGCCGCTCTGGTGGGACCTGCTGGCCGTGGCCGGCTTCTCGCTGGCCGTCTACTACTGGGCGCTGGCCGTGGCGCTGCCCGCCGAGGAGATCGAACGCAACATCGCCGACGTCGAGGTGCTGGACGCGGGCGGGCACTGA